One window of Flavobacterium dauae genomic DNA carries:
- the mbhE gene encoding hydrogen gas-evolving membrane-bound hydrogenase subunit E, which yields MLLPIIFTFLLAFVMLLLKPQKMARFFKFISVIPLLLFLYLLSYLPAVHYGAKSVFFKNEWIPSLGISLDFKIDGLSMLFSLMITGIGTLIYLYAAEYLKKDENIHRFYCYLTLFMGAMLGVVLSDNLITLFVFWELTSISSYFLIGYNTTEEDSRKSALWALSLTGLGGFFMLASFSLIGMVSGTYSINELLTQPGILVNNEFYYIIISLLFAGAFTKSAQFPFHFWLPGAMKAPTPVSAYLHSATMVKAGIYLLARFSPILSGDEVWNYTLMIVGGITMVIGALLSIFHKDMKGLLAYTTISALGIIVFLLGIGTETAYYAACTFILVHALYKATLFLITGIVDHATHTRDLSVLRGLGKVMPLVAIAAFIAALSSAGIPLTFGFLSKELFYGITTGTIWTQESVFILTGIVLLTNVFLTSAGFLAGIRPFFGKLPQEFKKIQKPNIFLWLPPVVLSFFTLLFGVLPVIVDQTVINAASSAVFGKSTDMYLSLWHGFNIVLLLSIITIVLGIVLYFTIKPSNKNEGRLKGLDDFSPQTIITNIALGIRLFAFKYTRFFHNGYLRIYILIIILFFTGIVGYKLFADVPLRVNTEGLSEFRIYEFIVFVITMIAIYIITNTSSRLTSIAALGVVGYSICLIFVFYGAPDLAMTQFAIDTLTVVLFVLVLFKLPPFLKFSNSKIQFRDGIISISFGILISLITLQALVSPADKSVSKFYADNAYVMAKGKNVVNVILVDFRGFDTMIETIVLSIAAIGVYSILKYKTQDGEKSE from the coding sequence ATGCTTTTACCTATTATTTTTACCTTTTTGTTGGCGTTTGTTATGTTGCTTTTAAAGCCACAAAAAATGGCTAGGTTTTTTAAATTCATAAGTGTAATCCCTCTGTTATTATTTCTCTACCTATTAAGTTATTTGCCGGCTGTTCATTATGGTGCAAAATCGGTTTTTTTTAAAAACGAATGGATTCCTTCTTTAGGTATTTCGTTAGATTTTAAAATAGATGGTCTTTCAATGCTTTTTTCATTGATGATTACCGGTATTGGTACATTAATTTATCTGTATGCAGCAGAATATTTAAAAAAAGACGAAAACATTCACCGATTTTATTGCTATTTAACGTTGTTTATGGGTGCAATGCTTGGCGTGGTTTTGTCTGACAATTTAATTACGCTGTTTGTTTTTTGGGAACTTACCAGTATCAGTTCTTATTTTCTTATCGGATATAACACCACTGAAGAAGATTCAAGAAAAAGTGCTTTATGGGCATTGAGCTTAACAGGATTGGGCGGTTTTTTTATGCTGGCATCTTTTTCTTTAATTGGAATGGTTTCCGGAACTTATTCTATCAATGAATTGCTGACACAACCTGGTATTTTAGTAAATAACGAATTTTATTACATTATTATATCCTTACTTTTTGCAGGGGCATTTACCAAATCGGCACAGTTTCCGTTTCATTTTTGGTTGCCGGGTGCTATGAAAGCTCCCACGCCGGTTTCTGCATACCTGCACTCTGCAACAATGGTAAAAGCGGGAATTTATTTATTGGCTCGTTTTTCACCTATTTTAAGTGGAGATGAGGTTTGGAATTATACTTTAATGATTGTTGGAGGTATAACAATGGTAATTGGAGCCTTATTAAGTATTTTTCATAAAGATATGAAAGGCTTACTGGCTTATACCACCATTTCGGCATTGGGTATTATTGTTTTTCTGTTGGGTATTGGTACCGAAACTGCTTATTACGCTGCTTGTACTTTTATTTTGGTTCATGCACTTTACAAAGCAACATTGTTCTTAATCACAGGTATTGTAGATCATGCAACGCATACTAGAGATTTATCTGTTTTAAGAGGATTGGGTAAAGTAATGCCGCTGGTTGCCATTGCTGCTTTTATTGCTGCTTTGTCAAGTGCCGGAATTCCGTTGACTTTTGGGTTTTTAAGTAAAGAATTGTTTTACGGGATAACCACAGGTACTATCTGGACACAAGAATCTGTTTTTATACTAACCGGAATCGTATTACTAACCAATGTATTTTTAACTTCGGCAGGATTTTTAGCAGGTATTCGTCCGTTTTTTGGAAAATTGCCTCAAGAGTTTAAAAAGATACAGAAACCAAATATCTTTTTATGGCTTCCGCCCGTGGTGTTAAGTTTTTTTACCTTGCTTTTTGGCGTATTGCCAGTTATTGTAGATCAAACAGTAATCAATGCAGCCAGCAGTGCCGTTTTTGGAAAATCAACGGATATGTATCTTTCATTATGGCACGGGTTTAACATTGTTTTACTGCTAAGTATCATCACCATTGTGTTGGGAATCGTATTATACTTTACAATAAAACCATCAAACAAAAACGAAGGCAGGTTAAAAGGATTAGACGATTTTTCACCACAAACAATTATCACCAACATAGCATTAGGTATTCGTTTGTTTGCGTTTAAATATACCCGTTTTTTTCACAATGGATACCTGAGAATCTACATATTGATCATTATTTTGTTTTTTACAGGTATTGTAGGATACAAATTGTTTGCCGATGTGCCTTTACGAGTAAATACCGAGGGTTTGTCGGAATTTAGAATTTACGAATTTATTGTTTTCGTAATTACCATGATTGCCATTTATATCATTACAAATACCTCTTCAAGGTTAACGTCTATTGCTGCTTTGGGAGTGGTGGGTTATTCTATTTGTTTGATATTTGTGTTTTATGGTGCACCCGATCTGGCAATGACGCAGTTTGCAATAGATACACTTACGGTGGTTTTGTTTGTACTGGTATTGTTTAAATTACCGCCTTTCCTGAAATTTTCAAACAGTAAAATTCAATTTAGAGACGGAATCATTTCAATCAGTTTCGGTATATTAATTTCATTAATTACGCTTCAGGCACTGGTGTCGCCGGCAGATAAAAGTGTGAGTAAATTTTATGCCGATAATGCTTATGTAATGGCAAAAGGTAAAAACGTGGTAAATGTAATACTGGTTGATTTCAGAGGATTTGATACAATGATTGAAACCATTGTACTATCTATTGCTGCAATTGGCGTTTACAGCATTTTAAAATATAAAACACAAGATGGAGAGAAATCGGAATAA
- a CDS encoding Na+/H+ antiporter subunit B has product MERNRNNEKLDKTILRTSTNYLLPLLILFSIFLLIRGHYLPGGGFVGGLIASIAFVLHSFAYSPTQTLRMFSIKPFFLIPTGLLVSFLSGLLPVVLGKSFMTGVWFAESVVVIGAFGSALLFDVGVYMVVVGVVLTILFTISENT; this is encoded by the coding sequence ATGGAGAGAAATCGGAATAACGAAAAATTAGACAAAACAATTTTACGGACATCGACTAATTACTTGCTGCCGCTTTTAATTTTGTTCTCTATTTTTTTATTGATACGAGGACATTATTTACCGGGTGGCGGATTTGTGGGCGGATTAATTGCGTCGATAGCTTTTGTACTGCATTCATTTGCTTACAGTCCCACGCAAACATTGCGAATGTTTAGCATTAAACCTTTTTTCTTGATTCCTACCGGATTATTGGTTAGCTTTTTAAGTGGATTATTGCCGGTTGTTTTAGGAAAGTCGTTTATGACTGGTGTGTGGTTTGCAGAATCGGTGGTGGTTATCGGAGCTTTCGGTTCGGCTTTGCTGTTTGATGTGGGTGTTTATATGGTGGTGGTTGGTGTGGTTTTAACAATATTGTTTACAATATCTGAAAATACATAA
- a CDS encoding Na+/H+ antiporter subunit C, producing the protein MELLLVILVGAFYSAGIYMMFRRSMVKLLLGLLLLGNGANILIFLIGGITKGKAPIIKPENTEFLEIYADPVPQALILTAIVISFALTAFAIVLLKRVYTTTGSDDLDSLNIQDLDI; encoded by the coding sequence ATGGAATTATTATTAGTTATTTTAGTCGGAGCTTTTTATTCTGCAGGTATCTATATGATGTTTCGCAGAAGTATGGTAAAATTATTATTAGGTTTGTTACTTTTGGGAAACGGAGCAAACATATTAATATTTCTTATTGGTGGAATCACTAAAGGAAAAGCACCGATTATAAAACCTGAAAATACCGAATTTTTAGAAATTTATGCCGATCCTGTTCCGCAGGCTTTAATTCTTACGGCAATTGTTATCAGTTTTGCATTAACGGCATTTGCCATTGTGTTGCTAAAAAGGGTATATACCACCACCGGATCTGATGATTTGGATTCATTAAATATTCAAGATTTAGATATATGA
- a CDS encoding proton-conducting transporter transmembrane domain-containing protein yields the protein MTTNFILAPVLMHLFTAILLLFFWQKVFVQKVISIVGNSIAFILCLRLFEMTLTNGYLTLQLGGWQAPFGITFMADTLSAIMVLLTALVSLAVGIYSTSSLNVSRIKFGYFFIFHFLVMGLLGAFLTGDIFNLYVWFEVVIISSFILLTVGGKKMQMEGAIKYVTMNMLASVIFLTAIGILYGITGTLNIADLAGKVAQVENKGLVTVTSLLFFVGFGIKSAVFPLYFWLPSAYHTPPSAIAAIFGGLLTKMGIYAMLRVFTVVFQPDYFTLTLFSVIAILTLITGALGTINKRSIRRILSYLIVCHIGYLIAGLGLNTELAFVAVIFYLIHDVIVKSNFFMISGIILKMRETVDITRLGSLLKDYPKFSFMVALVLFSLIGIPPLSGFWPKVLLFQETFKQENYVLLAALIVASFVTLFVVIRIWSEAFWKESPKPITEEIDHFRPFPLLGKIALIAPVIGLTAVSLFIGLNANSVFKLAEKAAYEMKHPEIYINNVLNTKE from the coding sequence ATGACAACAAACTTTATACTGGCACCCGTATTAATGCACTTGTTTACCGCAATTCTTTTATTGTTTTTCTGGCAAAAAGTTTTTGTACAAAAAGTAATAAGCATTGTAGGAAACAGTATTGCATTTATATTGTGTTTGCGCTTGTTTGAAATGACGTTGACAAACGGGTATCTAACTTTGCAATTAGGAGGTTGGCAGGCACCTTTCGGAATTACTTTTATGGCAGATACGCTTAGTGCCATTATGGTACTTTTAACGGCATTGGTTTCATTAGCTGTAGGTATTTATTCTACATCGAGTTTAAATGTTAGCAGAATAAAATTTGGATATTTTTTTATTTTCCACTTTTTAGTAATGGGACTTTTAGGTGCTTTTTTAACCGGCGATATATTTAATTTGTACGTATGGTTTGAAGTGGTTATTATTTCATCGTTTATTTTACTGACCGTTGGCGGAAAAAAAATGCAAATGGAAGGTGCCATAAAATATGTAACAATGAATATGCTGGCATCAGTTATTTTCCTTACTGCAATTGGCATTTTATACGGTATTACCGGAACATTAAATATTGCCGATTTAGCTGGTAAAGTGGCTCAAGTAGAAAATAAGGGACTGGTAACGGTAACGTCATTGCTGTTTTTTGTAGGTTTTGGAATTAAATCAGCGGTTTTTCCACTGTATTTCTGGTTGCCTTCGGCTTATCATACGCCACCGTCTGCTATCGCGGCCATTTTTGGCGGACTGTTAACAAAAATGGGCATTTATGCTATGTTGCGTGTTTTTACCGTGGTTTTTCAACCTGATTATTTCACGCTTACGTTGTTTTCTGTAATTGCAATATTAACCTTAATTACCGGAGCTTTAGGTACCATTAATAAAAGAAGTATCCGACGGATTTTATCTTATCTTATCGTATGTCACATCGGGTATCTTATTGCAGGTTTGGGGTTAAATACCGAATTGGCTTTTGTAGCCGTGATTTTTTACCTGATCCACGATGTTATTGTGAAGAGTAATTTCTTTATGATTTCCGGAATCATTTTAAAAATGCGAGAAACAGTAGATATCACTCGTTTGGGAAGCTTATTGAAAGATTATCCAAAGTTTTCGTTTATGGTTGCTTTAGTACTTTTTTCTTTAATAGGCATTCCGCCGCTATCCGGATTTTGGCCTAAAGTATTGCTTTTTCAGGAAACCTTTAAACAAGAAAATTATGTACTGCTTGCGGCATTGATTGTAGCAAGTTTTGTAACGCTTTTTGTGGTTATTCGTATTTGGTCTGAAGCTTTCTGGAAAGAATCACCCAAACCCATTACAGAAGAAATAGATCATTTTAGACCATTTCCGCTTTTAGGCAAAATTGCTTTGATTGCTCCTGTAATTGGATTAACTGCGGTATCGTTATTTATAGGATTAAATGCCAACAGTGTTTTTAAACTGGCAGAAAAAGCTGCTTATGAAATGAAACATCCCGAAATTTATATAAACAACGTTTTAAACACAAAAGAATAA
- a CDS encoding Na+/H+ antiporter subunit E codes for MLQNFLLNILLTFVWVALTGQLGYTNFVFGYALGFFILWMVNKSVHANTEYFYRVPKIFAFILLFFYDLMKANYEVTKDVITPNYNMKPGIIKYEMEAKTDFEITMLANMIALTPGTVVVDLSKNKKFMYIHVMYLTNKEEFIERLSNRIERKLLEIIR; via the coding sequence ATGTTACAAAATTTTTTATTAAACATATTACTTACATTTGTTTGGGTAGCGTTAACTGGTCAGTTAGGTTATACCAATTTTGTGTTTGGTTATGCGTTAGGCTTTTTTATTTTGTGGATGGTTAACAAATCGGTTCACGCCAATACCGAATATTTTTACAGGGTTCCCAAAATTTTTGCGTTTATCCTGTTGTTTTTTTATGATTTAATGAAAGCAAATTACGAGGTTACTAAAGATGTAATTACGCCTAATTACAATATGAAACCCGGTATCATTAAATATGAAATGGAAGCAAAAACCGATTTTGAAATTACCATGCTTGCCAATATGATTGCTTTAACTCCGGGAACGGTGGTTGTAGATCTGTCTAAAAATAAAAAGTTTATGTATATCCACGTGATGTATTTAACCAATAAAGAAGAATTTATTGAAAGACTGAGCAACAGAATAGAACGAAAACTATTAGAAATAATCAGATAA
- a CDS encoding monovalent cation/H+ antiporter complex subunit F: MTVEDYIAYIVMPIICLAIFFIMLRFIKGPQVVDRVVALDLLITVGVAFITLFSIIVNNPLFLDEAMILALIAFLSTVAFSFYIFKRKRDE; encoded by the coding sequence ATGACGGTTGAAGATTACATAGCATATATTGTAATGCCAATTATTTGTTTGGCAATATTTTTTATAATGTTACGATTTATAAAAGGTCCGCAAGTGGTTGACCGTGTGGTTGCACTTGATTTACTGATTACTGTCGGTGTGGCTTTTATAACCCTTTTCAGCATCATTGTAAACAATCCGTTGTTTTTAGACGAGGCAATGATTTTGGCTCTTATTGCCTTTTTAAGTACGGTTGCCTTTTCATTTTATATATTTAAAAGAAAAAGAGATGAATGA
- the mnhG gene encoding monovalent cation/H(+) antiporter subunit G gives MNDLLIKILSTLGAVFVLIASFGVFKMPDFYSRLSVTIKAATLGIGCILIAATIHFSEFSVTTKAIAIIFFLFITSPVAGFLISKVAYITGTKLWKDSIIDELENDPDSNCTNPALPKDKIKKE, from the coding sequence ATGAATGATTTGTTAATAAAAATTTTAAGCACATTAGGTGCCGTTTTTGTGCTTATAGCCTCGTTCGGTGTTTTTAAAATGCCCGATTTTTATTCGCGGTTATCAGTAACAATAAAAGCTGCCACATTGGGTATTGGCTGTATTCTTATTGCTGCTACCATACATTTTTCCGAGTTTTCTGTTACCACCAAAGCCATTGCAATTATATTTTTCTTGTTTATTACCTCGCCGGTTGCTGGTTTTTTAATTAGTAAAGTGGCTTATATTACCGGAACAAAACTTTGGAAAGATTCTATTATTGACGAATTAGAAAATGATCCCGACAGTAATTGTACCAATCCCGCATTGCCAAAGGACAAAATCAAGAAAGAATAA
- a CDS encoding glycerophosphodiester phosphodiesterase: protein MKYVFLLFLASFNLWAQNMDTKIIAHRGAWKEYNLPQNSIASLNKAIELKCFGTEFDVHLTKDNVVVVNHDHDFYGLDIETSNYNELLAKEHPNGEKIPTLAEYFSVGLNQKATKLILEVKTSATDGTNRTKKLIDVILKELPQTATPDNVEFILFDFNSAVYLKQQAPHFAVHYLNGDKSAEEINAVNLNGIDYHFKLFLNNFDFLKEFQQKHLKTNSWTVNNLNIAKQFNASKIDYITTDYPQLFLQNGL, encoded by the coding sequence ATGAAGTACGTTTTTTTATTATTTTTAGCCAGTTTTAATTTATGGGCACAAAATATGGATACTAAAATCATTGCTCACCGCGGTGCCTGGAAAGAATACAATCTGCCACAAAATTCAATTGCGTCTTTAAACAAAGCAATTGAACTGAAATGTTTTGGAACCGAATTCGATGTTCATCTAACAAAAGATAATGTAGTTGTTGTAAACCACGACCACGATTTTTATGGTTTGGATATCGAAACATCCAATTATAATGAATTATTGGCGAAAGAACATCCAAACGGAGAAAAAATTCCTACACTTGCCGAATATTTCTCTGTTGGTTTAAATCAAAAGGCAACAAAATTAATTTTAGAAGTTAAAACGTCAGCCACTGATGGTACCAATCGAACAAAGAAACTAATCGATGTGATTTTGAAAGAATTACCGCAGACTGCCACACCTGATAACGTAGAATTTATACTTTTTGATTTTAATTCGGCAGTTTATCTAAAACAACAAGCACCTCATTTTGCGGTTCATTACTTAAACGGAGATAAATCTGCGGAAGAAATTAATGCCGTAAATTTAAATGGAATTGATTATCATTTTAAACTGTTTTTAAACAATTTCGATTTTCTGAAAGAATTTCAGCAAAAACATCTAAAAACCAATTCGTGGACGGTAAACAATTTAAATATTGCCAAGCAGTTTAATGCATCAAAAATTGATTATATCACAACCGATTATCCGCAACTTTTTTTACAAAATGGTTTGTAG
- a CDS encoding helix-turn-helix transcriptional regulator, whose product MAQQDTIKRQFLIIGFLRKRPASFNEIIDYLQEKEQDTGFNLTISQRTFQRDCNEILSLWNIDISYNKRKNVYEIADEDDNPHIDRIMEAFDMVSVLNQSKKLDNYIYLENRKSKGTEFFNGIVYAIQNNFSVTFTHQSYWHGTKKQRNVVPKAIKESQNRYYLIAWDLDKKDFRNFGLDRISNFTVGNQKHISPKINVEEYYQHTFGIERYHDPVKIVLEFDNDQKEYVKSLPFHSSQKITKETKTTFELELFMHPTNDFVMEILRYGAICEVKEPLELREDVHKRLIEALGKYQK is encoded by the coding sequence ATGGCACAGCAGGATACGATTAAGCGACAGTTTTTAATCATCGGATTTTTAAGAAAGCGTCCGGCTTCGTTTAATGAAATTATTGATTATTTACAAGAAAAAGAACAAGACACAGGCTTTAACCTGACAATCAGTCAGCGGACTTTTCAGCGTGATTGCAATGAGATACTCAGTTTATGGAACATCGACATTTCGTACAACAAACGCAAAAACGTGTACGAAATAGCAGATGAAGATGATAATCCGCATATCGACCGGATTATGGAAGCTTTTGATATGGTTTCGGTTTTAAATCAGTCTAAAAAACTGGACAATTATATTTATTTAGAAAATCGAAAATCTAAAGGAACCGAATTTTTTAACGGCATTGTTTACGCCATTCAAAACAATTTTTCGGTTACATTTACGCATCAAAGTTATTGGCACGGCACAAAAAAACAACGAAACGTAGTGCCTAAAGCCATTAAAGAATCGCAGAATCGTTATTATTTAATTGCTTGGGATTTGGACAAAAAAGATTTCCGTAATTTTGGATTAGACCGCATCAGTAACTTTACGGTGGGTAACCAGAAACATATTTCGCCCAAAATAAATGTTGAAGAATACTATCAACACACTTTTGGAATTGAGCGTTACCACGACCCTGTAAAAATTGTACTGGAATTTGACAACGACCAAAAGGAATACGTGAAATCACTGCCTTTTCATTCGTCGCAAAAAATAACTAAAGAAACCAAAACTACTTTTGAATTAGAATTATTTATGCATCCTACCAATGATTTTGTGATGGAAATTCTGCGTTACGGTGCTATTTGCGAAGTAAAAGAACCTTTGGAATTACGAGAAGATGTACACAAACGTTTGATAGAAGCTTTAGGAAAATATCAGAAATAA
- a CDS encoding cyclic-phosphate processing receiver domain-containing protein produces MKKLYLDDLRFIPEGFIGVRSYAEFVTYIETHGLPDFISFDHDLGLQENGFDCAKWLVNHCLDHKVKLPDFTVHSQNPVGKKNIESLLNNFKNRK; encoded by the coding sequence ATGAAAAAGCTTTATTTAGACGATTTACGTTTCATTCCCGAAGGTTTTATCGGAGTACGTTCGTATGCTGAATTTGTAACTTATATTGAAACCCACGGTTTGCCCGATTTTATTTCATTTGACCACGATTTAGGTTTGCAAGAAAACGGTTTTGACTGTGCAAAGTGGTTAGTCAATCATTGTTTGGATCATAAAGTAAAATTACCAGATTTCACGGTTCATAGTCAAAATCCGGTAGGTAAGAAAAACATTGAGAGTTTATTGAATAATTTTAAAAATAGGAAGTAA